One Pseudomonas sp. MH9.2 DNA segment encodes these proteins:
- a CDS encoding pilus assembly protein PilP, with the protein MRAARLLCMSVALIGLSGCDNGNQFGDLQTYMDEVRARPTGVIEPLPKFRPYEAFTYSAAALRSPFQPLVKIDLVRRQKGSQQVKPDETRVKQFLEGFNIEQFEMVGTMANDSGIFALMRGGVGGGGGVYRMKVGDYLGRNHGRIVSISDSQVDVVEIVPDGEGAWLERPRSISLKERS; encoded by the coding sequence ATGAGGGCCGCTCGACTGTTGTGCATGAGTGTGGCTTTGATCGGGCTGTCCGGTTGCGACAATGGCAATCAGTTTGGCGACTTGCAGACCTATATGGATGAAGTGCGGGCACGCCCGACGGGCGTTATCGAGCCATTGCCAAAGTTCCGCCCTTACGAAGCCTTTACCTACAGCGCCGCTGCACTGCGTAGCCCGTTCCAGCCGCTCGTCAAGATTGATTTGGTCCGTCGGCAGAAGGGCTCGCAGCAGGTCAAACCGGATGAAACGCGGGTCAAGCAATTCCTCGAAGGCTTCAATATCGAGCAATTCGAAATGGTCGGCACGATGGCCAACGACTCGGGGATCTTTGCCCTGATGCGCGGTGGCGTAGGCGGTGGCGGTGGTGTGTACCGCATGAAAGTCGGTGATTATCTGGGGCGCAATCATGGTCGCATCGTTTCAATCAGCGACTCGCAGGTCGATGTCGTCGAAATAGTGCCTGATGGCGAGGGTGCATGGCTCGAACGGCCACGCAGTATTTCCCTCAAGGAACGCTCATGA